Proteins from a single region of Pseudomonas fulva:
- the glyQ gene encoding glycine--tRNA ligase subunit alpha: MSQTTPAVRTFQDLILALQQYWAEQGCVVLQPYDMEVGAGTFHTATFLRAIGPETWNAAYVQPSRRPTDGRYGENPNRLQHYYQFQVVLKPNPENFQELYLGSLKAIGLDPEVHDIRFVEDNWESPTLGAWGLGWEIWLNGMEVTQFTYFQQVGGIECYPVTGEITYGLERLAMYLQGVDSVYDLVWADGQFGKVTYGDVFHQNEVEQSTYNFEHANVDKLFELFDFYESEANRLIELELPLPTYEMVLKASHTFNLLDARRAISVTARQQYILRVRTLARAVAQSYLQARRRLGFPLATADLRDEVLAKLEAAE; the protein is encoded by the coding sequence GTGAGCCAGACAACGCCTGCCGTGCGCACCTTCCAGGACCTGATCCTCGCCCTGCAACAATACTGGGCCGAGCAGGGCTGTGTGGTACTGCAACCCTATGACATGGAAGTGGGCGCCGGTACCTTCCACACCGCCACTTTCCTGCGTGCCATCGGCCCGGAAACCTGGAACGCCGCCTACGTGCAGCCATCGCGCCGGCCGACCGACGGCCGTTACGGCGAGAACCCCAACCGCCTGCAGCACTACTACCAGTTCCAGGTGGTGCTCAAGCCGAATCCGGAAAACTTCCAGGAGCTGTACCTGGGCTCGCTGAAGGCCATCGGCCTCGACCCTGAAGTGCACGACATCCGCTTCGTCGAGGACAACTGGGAATCGCCGACCCTCGGCGCCTGGGGTCTGGGTTGGGAAATCTGGCTCAACGGCATGGAAGTCACCCAGTTCACCTACTTCCAGCAGGTCGGTGGTATCGAGTGCTACCCGGTCACCGGCGAGATCACCTACGGTCTCGAGCGCCTGGCCATGTACCTGCAGGGCGTCGACTCGGTCTACGACCTGGTATGGGCCGATGGCCAGTTCGGCAAGGTCACCTACGGCGACGTGTTCCACCAGAACGAAGTGGAGCAGTCGACCTACAACTTCGAGCACGCCAACGTCGACAAGCTGTTCGAGCTGTTCGATTTCTACGAGAGCGAAGCCAACCGCCTGATCGAGCTGGAGCTGCCGCTGCCGACCTACGAGATGGTGCTCAAGGCTTCCCACACCTTCAACCTGCTGGATGCCCGTCGCGCCATTTCGGTGACCGCGCGCCAGCAGTACATCCTGCGCGTGCGCACCCTGGCCCGCGCCGTGGCGCAGAGTTATCTGCAGGCCCGGCGCCGCCTGGGCTTCCCGCTCGCCACCGCCGATCTGCGTGATGAAGTACTGGCCAAGCTGGAGGCTGCAGAATGA
- a CDS encoding DNA-3-methyladenine glycosylase I — MPRCFWCNDDPLYQAYHDEEWGVPSRDPRHLFEMLLLEGAQAGLSWITVLRKRERYRDVLFGFDAERLAAMSDAYIDTLMQDPGIIRNRLKLQAARRNAQAWLRLEDPVALLWSFVGGQPKINHFSGRGDVPAVTPEAEAMSKALKKAGFTFVGPTICYAFMQATGMVMDHTRDCDRYPQLQTEKQP; from the coding sequence ATGCCCCGCTGTTTCTGGTGTAACGACGACCCGCTGTACCAGGCCTATCACGATGAGGAATGGGGCGTGCCGTCGCGCGATCCCCGCCACCTGTTCGAGATGCTGCTGCTCGAAGGAGCCCAGGCCGGGCTGTCGTGGATCACCGTGCTGAGGAAACGCGAGCGCTATCGTGACGTGCTGTTCGGTTTCGATGCCGAGCGCCTGGCAGCGATGAGCGATGCCTATATCGACACCCTGATGCAGGACCCCGGCATCATCCGCAATCGTCTCAAGCTGCAGGCCGCGCGCCGGAACGCCCAGGCCTGGCTGCGCCTCGAGGATCCGGTGGCGCTGCTCTGGTCGTTCGTGGGCGGCCAGCCGAAGATCAACCATTTCAGTGGCCGCGGCGACGTGCCGGCGGTCACCCCTGAAGCCGAGGCCATGAGCAAGGCGCTGAAGAAGGCCGGCTTCACCTTTGTCGGCCCGACCATCTGCTACGCCTTCATGCAGGCCACCGGCATGGTCATGGACCACACCCGCGACTGCGATCGCTACCCACAACTGCAAACGGAGAAGCAGCCATGA
- a CDS encoding pyridoxamine 5'-phosphate oxidase family protein encodes MSTTIATLEQLEALYGVPHERSLRKELGYLSAPYQALVAASPFVVLGTHGPDGLDCSPRGDAPGFVRILDERTLLLPDRPGNNRIDSLRNILHDPHVALLFLIPGVGESFRVNGRASISLEPELLALCEAQGKLPRSVLRISVDTCYFQCSKAAVRSGLWAVERQVERASLPSAGDLLKAVMDPQFDVQAYEQQLQERLKTQLY; translated from the coding sequence ATGAGCACCACCATCGCTACCCTCGAACAACTGGAGGCGCTTTACGGCGTGCCCCACGAGCGCTCCCTGCGCAAGGAGCTGGGCTACCTGAGCGCGCCCTACCAGGCGCTGGTGGCGGCTTCGCCGTTCGTGGTGCTGGGCACCCATGGGCCGGATGGGCTGGACTGTTCGCCACGGGGTGATGCGCCGGGTTTCGTGCGGATCCTCGACGAGCGCACCCTGTTGCTGCCGGACCGCCCCGGCAACAACCGCATCGACAGCCTGCGCAACATCCTCCACGACCCCCACGTGGCGCTGCTGTTTCTGATTCCCGGGGTGGGCGAAAGCTTCCGGGTCAACGGCCGCGCGAGCATCTCGCTGGAGCCCGAGCTGCTGGCGCTGTGCGAGGCGCAAGGCAAGCTGCCGCGCAGCGTGCTGCGCATCAGCGTCGACACCTGCTACTTCCAGTGCTCCAAGGCGGCGGTGCGCTCCGGGTTGTGGGCGGTCGAACGGCAGGTCGAGCGGGCCAGCCTGCCGTCGGCCGGCGACCTGCTGAAGGCGGTGATGGACCCGCAGTTCGACGTCCAGGCCTACGAGCAGCAGCTGCAGGAACGTCTCAAAACCCAGCTTTATTGA
- a CDS encoding lysophospholipid acyltransferase, whose amino-acid sequence MEKLKGALVVGSLRLFALLPWRAVQSLGAMIGWLMWKLPNGSREVVRINLAKCFPELTAAEHDKLVGRSLMDIGRTLTESACAWVWPAHKSLARVREVEGLEVLEAALASGKGVVGITSHLGNWEVLNHFYCSQCKPIIFYRPPKLKAVDDLLREQRVQLGNRVAPSTKEGILSVIKEVRKGGAVGIPADPEPSLSAGIFVPFCGTVALTSKFVPGMLAGGKAVGVFLHALRLEDGSGYKVILEAAPEGMYSEDTYTAVAAMSGVVEKYVRAYPSQYMWSMKRFKKRPEGEERWY is encoded by the coding sequence GTGGAAAAGCTCAAAGGCGCGCTGGTGGTCGGATCCCTGCGCTTGTTCGCCCTCCTGCCCTGGCGTGCGGTGCAATCGCTCGGCGCGATGATTGGCTGGCTGATGTGGAAGTTGCCGAACGGCTCCCGCGAAGTCGTGCGCATCAACCTCGCCAAGTGCTTTCCGGAACTGACCGCCGCCGAGCACGACAAGCTGGTCGGCCGCAGCCTGATGGACATCGGCCGCACCCTGACCGAGAGCGCCTGCGCCTGGGTCTGGCCGGCCCACAAGTCACTGGCCCGCGTGCGCGAGGTCGAGGGCCTGGAAGTGCTCGAAGCCGCGCTTGCCTCCGGCAAGGGCGTGGTCGGCATCACCAGCCACCTGGGCAACTGGGAAGTGCTCAACCACTTCTACTGCTCGCAGTGCAAACCGATCATTTTCTACCGCCCACCGAAGCTCAAGGCAGTCGATGACCTGCTGCGCGAGCAACGGGTGCAACTCGGCAACCGGGTGGCACCGTCGACCAAGGAAGGCATCCTCAGCGTCATCAAGGAAGTGCGCAAGGGCGGTGCCGTGGGCATTCCCGCCGACCCGGAGCCGAGCCTGTCGGCTGGTATCTTCGTGCCCTTCTGCGGCACCGTTGCGCTGACCAGCAAGTTCGTGCCGGGCATGCTCGCCGGCGGCAAGGCGGTCGGCGTGTTCCTGCATGCGCTGCGCCTGGAGGACGGCTCGGGTTACAAGGTGATCCTCGAGGCCGCGCCCGAGGGCATGTACAGCGAAGACACCTACACCGCCGTGGCGGCCATGAGTGGCGTGGTCGAGAAGTACGTACGCGCCTACCCCAGCCAGTACATGTGGAGCATGAAGCGCTTCAAGAAACGCCCCGAGGGCGAAGAGCGCTGGTACTGA
- a CDS encoding PilZ domain-containing protein, which produces MSANQRQHPRTPMKCRIKICHPSFGELVAQTRDLSDGGVYVKHESLADLEPGTRVTGQVQDLPIEAPILEMEVMRVTPEGVGLRFIRD; this is translated from the coding sequence ATGTCCGCCAACCAGCGTCAGCATCCCCGTACACCGATGAAATGTCGGATCAAGATCTGCCACCCGAGCTTTGGTGAGCTGGTCGCCCAGACCCGCGATCTTTCCGACGGCGGCGTGTACGTCAAGCACGAGAGTCTGGCCGACCTGGAGCCCGGCACTCGGGTGACCGGCCAGGTGCAGGACCTGCCCATCGAGGCGCCAATCCTGGAGATGGAAGTCATGCGCGTCACTCCCGAGGGTGTGGGGCTGCGCTTTATCCGCGACTGA
- the choX gene encoding choline ABC transporter substrate-binding protein produces MKPLKTVITASLLALSASLYAQAEDAKCASVSLADPGWSDIAVTNGIASLLLDGLGYKPQTRTLAVPIIFAGLQKGQVDVFLGNWMPAGQHDYERYVATGQIDKVVENLGGTEYTLAVPTYAYEAGVKDFNDLAKFADRFGKKIYGIGSGSPANDYIRQMIAGDEFGLGDWQLVESSEQAMLVQVGRAVKRDAFVVFLGWTPHPMNVQFDMRYLKGGEKFFGSTGSVNTLARKGFVAECPNVGKLLTNLKFTQEMENTIMDDVLNRKVANTTAIKNWIKANPQVLEGWLEGVKTRDGGDGLAAVKAKL; encoded by the coding sequence ATGAAGCCACTCAAGACCGTGATCACCGCCAGCCTGCTGGCCCTGAGCGCCAGCCTGTACGCCCAGGCGGAAGACGCCAAATGCGCCAGCGTCAGCCTGGCCGACCCAGGCTGGAGCGACATCGCGGTCACCAACGGCATCGCCAGCCTGCTGCTCGACGGCCTGGGCTACAAACCGCAGACCCGCACCCTGGCCGTGCCGATCATCTTCGCCGGCCTGCAGAAAGGCCAGGTCGACGTGTTTCTCGGCAACTGGATGCCCGCCGGCCAGCATGACTACGAGCGCTACGTGGCCACCGGGCAGATCGACAAGGTGGTGGAGAACCTCGGCGGCACCGAATACACCCTGGCCGTGCCGACCTACGCTTATGAAGCCGGCGTGAAGGATTTCAACGACCTCGCCAAATTCGCCGACAGGTTCGGCAAGAAGATCTACGGCATCGGCTCGGGCTCGCCCGCCAATGACTACATCCGCCAGATGATCGCCGGCGACGAATTCGGCCTGGGTGACTGGCAGTTGGTGGAGTCCAGCGAGCAGGCCATGCTGGTGCAGGTCGGCCGCGCGGTGAAGCGCGACGCGTTCGTGGTGTTCCTCGGCTGGACGCCGCACCCGATGAACGTGCAGTTCGACATGAGGTACCTCAAGGGCGGCGAGAAGTTCTTCGGCAGCACCGGTTCGGTCAACACCCTGGCACGCAAGGGCTTTGTTGCCGAATGCCCGAACGTGGGCAAGCTGCTGACCAACCTGAAGTTCACCCAGGAGATGGAGAACACCATCATGGACGACGTGCTCAACCGCAAGGTGGCCAATACCACGGCGATCAAGAACTGGATCAAGGCCAACCCGCAGGTGCTGGAAGGCTGGCTGGAGGGCGTGAAAACCCGTGATGGCGGTGACGGCCTGGCGGCGGTGAAGGCCAAGCTGTAG
- a CDS encoding C40 family peptidase, which translates to MNKLILSLFLGGTLLCAAAGNASASFRVHLQDGSSRVVAPAKADPNSSQAVVNRALSALGTPYRWGGTSLEHGFDCSGLVNYAFKKVDDLDLPRTSRALSRVDGPKVAKGDLEPGDLLFFRIRGRSVDHVAIYLGNDRFIHAPRRGTNVRIDKLSDGYWKKHFQLARRVMPEGAQLASNG; encoded by the coding sequence TTGAATAAACTGATCCTTTCTCTGTTTTTGGGCGGCACCCTCTTATGTGCTGCAGCTGGCAATGCCTCGGCCAGCTTCCGGGTTCACCTGCAGGACGGCAGCAGCCGTGTCGTCGCCCCCGCCAAGGCCGACCCCAATTCTTCCCAGGCTGTCGTCAACCGGGCGCTGAGCGCACTGGGCACCCCGTACCGCTGGGGCGGCACCAGCCTCGAGCACGGCTTCGACTGCAGCGGCCTGGTCAACTATGCGTTCAAGAAGGTCGATGACCTCGACCTGCCCCGCACCTCCCGCGCGCTCTCCCGCGTCGATGGTCCCAAGGTGGCCAAGGGCGATCTGGAGCCGGGTGACCTGCTGTTCTTCCGTATCCGTGGGCGCAGTGTCGACCACGTGGCCATCTACCTGGGCAACGACCGCTTCATTCACGCGCCGCGGCGTGGCACCAACGTGCGCATCGACAAGCTCAGCGACGGCTACTGGAAAAAGCACTTCCAGCTGGCCCGGCGGGTGATGCCCGAGGGTGCGCAACTGGCCAGCAACGGCTGA
- a CDS encoding 7-cyano-7-deazaguanine/7-aminomethyl-7-deazaguanine transporter has product MTLLPASVSRAVLAALIAFHILIIIASNYLVQLPITLFGWHTTWGAFSFPFIFLATDLTVRLIGKHAARVVIARVMVPALIASYIVSVLFHEGAFGGVAALGEFNLFVFRIALASFLAYVLGQLLDIQVFDRLRQLRHWWVAPAASSVFGQAMDTLAFFSIAFWQSSDPFMAANWVEIAVVDYVIKLAVSLALFVPLYGMLLGAIVRRLPQRTALN; this is encoded by the coding sequence ATGACCCTGCTTCCCGCCTCGGTCAGCCGCGCCGTATTGGCTGCGCTGATCGCGTTCCACATCCTCATCATCATCGCCAGCAACTACCTGGTGCAGTTGCCGATCACCCTGTTCGGCTGGCACACCACCTGGGGCGCATTCAGCTTCCCGTTCATCTTCCTGGCCACCGACCTCACCGTCCGCCTGATCGGCAAACATGCCGCGCGCGTGGTGATCGCCCGGGTGATGGTGCCCGCGTTGATCGCCTCCTACATCGTCTCGGTGCTGTTCCATGAAGGCGCCTTCGGCGGCGTGGCGGCCCTGGGCGAATTCAACCTGTTCGTGTTCCGCATCGCCCTGGCCAGCTTTCTGGCCTACGTGCTCGGCCAGCTGCTCGACATCCAGGTGTTCGACCGCCTGCGCCAGCTCAGGCACTGGTGGGTGGCGCCAGCGGCCTCCAGCGTGTTCGGCCAGGCCATGGACACCCTGGCGTTCTTCTCCATCGCCTTCTGGCAGAGCAGCGACCCGTTCATGGCCGCCAACTGGGTGGAGATCGCCGTGGTCGACTACGTGATCAAGCTGGCGGTCAGCCTGGCGCTGTTCGTACCGCTGTACGGCATGCTGCTCGGGGCCATCGTGCGGCGCTTGCCGCAGCGCACCGCGCTGAACTGA
- a CDS encoding MFS transporter gives MSQPVPHAPHECFSPANEEPAPRSAPLEPVYIQKGTRAFLRTILAMCSGGFATFALLYCVQPMMPMLAQQFALSAAQSSLILSVSTITLAVGLLITGPLSDALGRKPVMVVSLLAAALFTVGSALMPTWEGVLVMRALVGLALSGLAAVAMSYLSEEIDPLHLGLAMGVYIGGNAIGGMSGRLLSGVLVDFMSWHAVLGTLGGLGLLAGTAFWRLLPESRNFRPRSLRPRSLLQGYTLQFRDAGLPWLFLQGFLLMGAFVTLFNYIGYRLIEAPFKLDQTSIGLLSIVYLSGIYSSAQVGALADKLGRRKVLWAVIGLMLAGLVLTLFDVLPVILVGMLLFTFGFFGAHSVSSSWIGRRATQAKGQASSLYLFCYYLGSSVAGTLGGVFWQAGGWDGLGLFIGSLLLISLAVALHLSRLQALPMAVASR, from the coding sequence ATGAGTCAGCCCGTTCCACACGCACCGCACGAGTGTTTCAGCCCCGCAAACGAGGAACCTGCCCCCCGCAGCGCCCCACTGGAGCCCGTTTATATCCAGAAGGGCACCCGCGCCTTTCTGCGCACCATTCTCGCCATGTGCAGCGGCGGTTTCGCCACCTTCGCACTGCTCTATTGCGTGCAGCCGATGATGCCGATGCTGGCGCAGCAGTTCGCGCTCAGCGCCGCACAGAGCAGCCTGATCCTTTCCGTGTCCACCATCACCCTGGCCGTGGGCCTGTTGATAACCGGACCGTTGTCCGATGCGCTCGGCCGCAAACCGGTGATGGTGGTGTCGCTGCTCGCCGCCGCCCTGTTCACCGTGGGCAGCGCGCTGATGCCGACCTGGGAAGGCGTGCTGGTGATGCGCGCGCTGGTCGGCCTGGCACTGAGCGGCCTGGCCGCCGTGGCCATGAGCTACCTGAGCGAGGAAATCGACCCGCTGCACCTGGGCCTGGCCATGGGCGTATACATCGGCGGCAACGCCATCGGCGGCATGAGCGGGCGCCTGCTCAGCGGCGTACTGGTGGACTTCATGTCCTGGCACGCGGTGCTCGGTACCCTCGGTGGCCTCGGCCTGCTGGCCGGCACGGCGTTCTGGCGCCTGCTGCCCGAGTCGCGCAACTTCCGCCCCCGCTCGCTGCGCCCGCGCAGCTTGCTGCAGGGCTACACCCTGCAGTTCCGCGATGCTGGCCTGCCATGGCTGTTCTTGCAGGGTTTCCTGCTGATGGGCGCCTTCGTGACGCTGTTCAACTACATCGGCTACCGACTGATCGAAGCCCCCTTCAAGCTCGACCAGACCAGTATCGGCCTGCTGTCGATCGTCTACCTGTCGGGTATCTACAGCTCCGCGCAGGTCGGCGCCCTGGCCGACAAGCTGGGCCGTCGCAAGGTGCTCTGGGCGGTGATCGGCCTGATGCTCGCCGGCCTGGTGCTGACCCTGTTCGACGTGCTGCCGGTGATCCTGGTCGGCATGCTGCTGTTCACCTTCGGCTTCTTCGGTGCCCACTCGGTGTCGAGCAGCTGGATCGGCCGTCGCGCCACCCAGGCCAAGGGCCAGGCATCGTCGCTGTACCTGTTCTGCTACTACCTGGGCTCCAGCGTCGCCGGCACCCTGGGCGGGGTGTTCTGGCAGGCCGGTGGCTGGGACGGCCTGGGCCTGTTCATCGGCTCGCTGCTGCTGATCTCCCTGGCCGTGGCCCTGCACCTGTCGCGCCTGCAGGCGTTGCCAATGGCTGTCGCATCGCGCTGA
- a CDS encoding LysR family transcriptional regulator: MELRHLRYFVAVAEELHFGRAADLLGISQPPLSQQIQALEQELGVRLFERSNRHVALTDAGRLFLEETRQTLAQVSKSVDVVRRAEQGEIGELQIGFTASAPFVSIIPRAVFAFRQAFPAVHLDLQEMTSSQVCQALMDKKLQIGMIRPLDLPAELDAVELLSEPLVALLHAGHPLAGEQDGGLALAELADQPFVFFPRSYGTGLYGQLFSLARQAGFTPRITQEAHEALTIIGLVAAGLGVSVLPASFRRIRIDGVVFRTLTDADATTAVWLVKRRQERSPLAQAFIDLLTREVQALK; encoded by the coding sequence GTGGAGTTGCGCCATTTACGTTATTTCGTGGCCGTTGCCGAAGAGCTGCACTTCGGTCGCGCCGCCGACCTGCTGGGCATTTCCCAGCCGCCGCTGAGCCAGCAGATCCAGGCGCTGGAGCAGGAGCTGGGGGTGCGTCTGTTCGAGCGCAGCAACCGCCACGTAGCGCTCACCGATGCCGGGCGGCTGTTTCTCGAGGAGACGCGGCAGACCCTGGCCCAGGTCAGCAAGTCAGTGGACGTGGTGCGCCGCGCCGAGCAGGGCGAGATCGGCGAGCTGCAGATCGGCTTCACCGCCTCGGCGCCGTTCGTGTCGATCATTCCCCGGGCGGTGTTCGCCTTTCGCCAGGCGTTTCCGGCCGTGCACCTGGATCTGCAGGAAATGACCAGCAGCCAGGTCTGCCAGGCGCTGATGGACAAGAAGCTGCAGATCGGCATGATCCGCCCGCTGGACCTGCCCGCCGAGCTGGATGCCGTGGAACTGCTCAGCGAGCCCCTGGTGGCGCTGCTGCATGCCGGGCATCCGCTGGCCGGTGAACAGGACGGCGGGCTGGCGCTGGCCGAGTTGGCGGACCAGCCATTCGTGTTCTTTCCGCGCAGCTACGGCACCGGCCTGTACGGCCAACTGTTCAGCCTGGCCCGTCAGGCCGGCTTCACCCCGCGCATCACCCAGGAGGCCCACGAGGCACTGACCATCATCGGCCTGGTGGCCGCCGGGCTTGGGGTTTCGGTGCTGCCGGCATCGTTTCGGCGCATTCGCATCGATGGCGTGGTGTTCCGTACCCTGACCGATGCCGACGCCACCACCGCGGTGTGGCTGGTCAAACGCCGCCAGGAACGCTCGCCCCTGGCCCAGGCCTTTATCGACCTGCTGACCCGCGAGGTGCAGGCGCTCAAGTAA
- a CDS encoding PAAR domain-containing protein: MSGKPAARLGDPTACPLPGHGNNPIAEGSPDVFFDGFPAARQGDATVCGGTLSTHVIPNVLINGLPACVVGTLGSHGNVIVGGSGTVLIGNTSGSPAPAIQAARAPKLCLQCLLLAAQRNQTFVPLESLGARR; encoded by the coding sequence ATGTCTGGTAAACCTGCTGCCCGCCTGGGCGATCCCACCGCCTGCCCATTGCCTGGCCATGGTAATAATCCGATTGCCGAGGGCTCACCCGACGTCTTTTTCGACGGCTTTCCTGCCGCCCGTCAAGGCGATGCCACTGTCTGCGGCGGGACTCTAAGTACTCATGTCATACCTAATGTACTGATCAACGGATTGCCTGCCTGCGTGGTCGGGACATTGGGTAGCCACGGCAATGTGATCGTCGGTGGCTCGGGCACCGTGCTGATCGGCAATACCAGTGGCTCGCCCGCCCCTGCGATCCAGGCCGCCAGGGCGCCGAAACTGTGTTTGCAGTGCCTGTTGCTGGCGGCGCAGCGCAACCAGACTTTCGTGCCACTGGAAAGCCTTGGAGCGCGCCGATGA
- a CDS encoding DUF4123 domain-containing protein, with translation MTNAGAVASLCRRLPLDSLNNANRLYALVDGARYLTLDKRLADAAGSIQFQWLLAGSELDEISHAGPALVEFSSMHASANGFLDWLIARDKQSPLVSWLWSGHPFTVMAEHHRCLLFTQMPDGRRSLFRYYNPQVRRALEQVVTPGQRQQLMRHVSQWQIWQPLQSGYLSYEGQDVEAGDV, from the coding sequence ATGACGAACGCTGGTGCTGTAGCATCACTGTGCCGACGCCTGCCCCTGGATTCGCTGAATAATGCGAACAGGCTCTATGCCCTGGTGGACGGTGCCCGCTACCTGACCTTGGACAAGCGCCTTGCAGATGCCGCCGGGAGTATCCAATTCCAATGGCTACTGGCAGGCAGCGAACTGGACGAGATCAGCCATGCCGGGCCTGCCCTGGTCGAGTTCTCGAGCATGCACGCTTCGGCCAATGGGTTTCTGGATTGGCTGATCGCCCGCGACAAGCAATCGCCCCTGGTCTCCTGGTTGTGGAGCGGGCACCCCTTCACGGTCATGGCCGAACACCACCGGTGCCTGCTGTTCACCCAGATGCCCGATGGCCGGCGTTCCCTGTTCCGCTACTACAACCCCCAGGTCAGGCGCGCCCTGGAGCAGGTCGTGACACCCGGTCAACGCCAGCAACTGATGCGCCACGTCAGCCAGTGGCAGATCTGGCAGCCCTTGCAGAGCGGCTACCTCAGCTATGAGGGGCAGGATGTGGAGGCGGGCGATGTTTGA
- a CDS encoding Tox-REase-5 domain-containing protein codes for MSGILSTGPMALRLTPRMGPRTPFDMPMPPAAPRFPMPPPRPAPMPAPAPGTLPRPTAQPAPRPQPIPAPQVEPHAPSRTDAPPITGERTREAERDCEADSGRDCVECPPEQGEMAIANNGKGHSMSDLSARYQQWVTNFPFPYEWFWNGTWWDGFDEPRCTLLEAKANYAFMFIPIVRRPHIWAREKIRTDLIKKAEIHSYKAVPTPPVYVEWHFLQKIVFEYCSGQYERMGMSNLKSFWNPMPGTEEHEDYEDIKKEEKRQWDEYYRDNPDMRA; via the coding sequence ATGAGCGGCATTCTATCCACGGGCCCCATGGCCTTGCGACTCACCCCACGGATGGGCCCGCGTACGCCCTTCGACATGCCGATGCCTCCTGCAGCCCCACGCTTTCCCATGCCGCCGCCTCGGCCCGCCCCCATGCCAGCACCGGCTCCAGGCACGCTGCCCAGGCCAACCGCACAGCCCGCGCCCAGGCCGCAGCCGATACCTGCGCCACAGGTCGAGCCACATGCGCCGTCACGCACCGATGCGCCGCCGATCACCGGCGAACGTACGCGGGAGGCCGAGCGCGACTGCGAGGCGGATAGCGGCCGGGACTGCGTGGAATGCCCGCCCGAACAAGGAGAGATGGCTATCGCCAACAACGGCAAAGGCCATAGCATGTCCGACCTTTCCGCCCGTTATCAGCAGTGGGTGACCAATTTCCCCTTTCCCTACGAATGGTTCTGGAATGGCACCTGGTGGGACGGCTTCGACGAGCCTCGCTGCACCCTGCTGGAAGCCAAGGCGAATTATGCGTTTATGTTTATACCGATTGTCCGTCGACCTCATATTTGGGCTCGAGAAAAGATACGAACCGATTTGATAAAGAAAGCGGAAATTCATAGTTATAAGGCTGTTCCTACACCACCTGTCTATGTGGAATGGCATTTTCTACAAAAAATTGTATTCGAATATTGCTCAGGTCAGTACGAGAGAATGGGTATGAGCAATCTTAAATCTTTTTGGAACCCGATGCCTGGTACAGAAGAACATGAAGATTACGAAGATATTAAAAAAGAAGAAAAACGGCAGTGGGATGAGTACTACAGAGATAATCCAGATATGCGTGCTTGA